A segment of the Bos taurus isolate L1 Dominette 01449 registration number 42190680 breed Hereford chromosome 19, ARS-UCD2.0, whole genome shotgun sequence genome:
AGGCGCGGGCTGCCCCTGACCCTCCGCGCCGCCTGCAGGAGGCGCCCTGGCGCACGCCTTCCTGCCCCGCCGTGGGGAAGCGCACTTCGACCGAGACGAGCGCTGGTCCCTGAGCCGCCGGCGCGGCCGCAACCTGTTTGTGGTGCTGGCGCACGAGATCGGCCACACTCTCGGCCTGACCCACTCGGCCGCGCCGCGCGCACTTATGGCGCCCTACTACAAGAGGCTGGGCCGCGACGCGCTGCTCAGCTGGGACGACGTGCTGGCCGTGCAGAGCCTGTATGGTGAGACCCTCCGGCGCGCACGCCCCTGCGCCCTTACCCGCCCCCtgcgccccaccccccaccctcccggGACCCCCAAGGCTCGGACGCCGGCTCTTCAAATAGGATTCCCCCCTCCTAAGCGCAGGAAACTGGCTTCCCCATCACTGGTCCTTTCCGATCTGCAGCTTCAGGCTCGCCTCAAAGAAAAACCTCATCTCCCGCTCTGCTGCTTCCCTATGCCTGGTCTCTAGCATCCCGACCCATTTCTGGGCACAGCTCTCCTCTGCGTGCCAATTGTCTGTTCCTGCCCAACCCCCGGCCGCGCAGTAACTCTCATACGCCTCCACCAACACCCTCCCCCCGCGCCCCCATTATTCTTGCTCCCAGCTCCAGTGGCTCATTTCGAAACTTTCGCCTCCACGACGTTGATGCCCACTCTTCCCACCCAACTCCCGGCCCCTCGCCCCTGAGCCTGGGTCTCTGCCTGGCGGGGGACTTAGACAAGGTCTTCCCCAGAATGAACTGACCCGTGCTGTTGCCCGGCGACTTATCTGGACCCAAGGCCTGCCTCGGCCTGGGGGGCTGCGTCCCTGAGTACGTGGGGGCGGTGGACAGGGCCAGGATCCCTGGGATCAAGTCTCCGTTTCATATCAGACTAGCAGTTGCTCATGGGCAAAGCATTTCCTCTGTTAAAATCCTcaattttaccttaaaaaaaaaaaaggaggggggagtAATTTAGGCCCTGCttaccctccccccccccacagGGCTGTTTGTTTTAGTGCCTATGAACATGCTTTGTAGCCCAAGATATCTACACAAACATAATAATAGCAGCTGATATCTTATGAGTGCCTACCATGGGCCAGGCACTTAACAACACCCAAGAAGTAAGAATCTTTTTATCCACAAGTGAAGAGAAtggggctcagaaaggttaaataacttgtccaaggtcacacagctaggaaggtGCAGACCAGGATTCAGGAACTAAGGCCAAATTCTAAGCTTGCTGGACTCTGCCTCCTTCTCACAAGTGAAGTGCAGTGATGTAATGATCACTGCCGTCATCATCACAGCCCGGGCCCCCGAACTCTGTGCTCCTGCTATCTGCATTGTCCAGGACTAAGAGGACCCTCTGCCCTTCTTAGTTCCAAGCCCTTGTTTGTTTCCCCACTCCAATTTTACCCTTTCACAGACTGTGGGGTAGGAAAGAGGACTTATGAGTTTGGTGCTATAGTTAACACCAACAACCAAGGATAACTCTTAACCCGCAGCACCCACCCCtgctctccttccctgcccctgtCAGATAATGAAATGAACCAAGGGGGAGGTCTTGAGCTCTCAACACCTCCCCCCAACCAGTGTGTGTTCTTTCCTGCTgcgctcctcctcctccccctaccaagggaagccccagggggGCTCAGTGGCCATCCAGCTGCCGGGAAAGCTGTTCACTGACTTTGAGGCCTGGGACCCCCTCAGACTCCAGGGAAGGCGTCCAGAAACCCGAGGTCCTAAATATTGCCATTCTTCCTTCGATGCCGTCACTGTAGGTAAGATGGTCCCACCGGTGCCTCGCTTTCTTCTTTCCTCCGCCCAGCATCTCCAGGGGTCTCTGGAACTGAAGTACAAGGTTGGAGGGTGGCAATTATAAAATCCAGAAATCCCAAGTCACAAGCATTCCTCAGGGTAGCAAGCCCAAGCCAAGCAAAACCCTGCTCCCTCCTGCACTTTCCCTTCTGTCCCAGCTGTGTACACGGCATCCTCTCTGCTGGGTCCCTTCTCATCAGTTTGGGAAGCTGGGCTCTAGGGAAGCACCTGCcctggaaggaaggcaggaggctGACGGTCATTCCTCAACTCTCTCTTGGCTCCGGGCAGACGGACAACAGCGCCTGTACGTTTTTCAAGGGAACCAGTTCTGGGAGGTGACAGCTGACGGCAACGTCTCAGAGCCCCGCCCACTGCGGGAAAGGTGGGCGGGGCTGCCCCCCCACATCGAGGCTGCCGCCGTATCATTGGAGGATGGAGACTTCTACTTCTTCAAAGGTACCAGCCCTGGGCAGAGGAGAAAATTAAGTACTAGCGGGGGAGGAATCTACCCAAGGTCAAAAGAGTGTCAAAGGAGTCTCGCTTGCAGTTTGAACCAGCGGCCCCAGAAACTCTCCCAAGAGATTCCTCTAGTGATGGATTGGGAGGCACATGTGCCAAGGTTGTCCCAAGAGAGAGGGTGAAAGCGTTTCAGAGACGAGGGAGGCAGAGGACAGCTCTGAGCTCTGCAATACAGCAGAAGAATGAATCTTCTTTAGAAACCTAGCTGTGTGAGGCTGGGCCTGTCACaactcattgttgttcagtcgccaagtcatgtccaactgtttgtgaccccatggactgcagtccacagggcctccctgtcctacactatcccccagagtttgctcaaactcatgtccattgagtcagtgatgccatccaaccatctcctcctctgtcatccccttctcctcctgccctcaatatttcccagcatcagggtcttttccagtgagtcagctcctcgcatcaggtcgccaaaatattggagcttcagtttcagcatcagtccttccagtgaatattcaggactgatttcctttaggatggactggatggatctccttgcagtccaagggactctcaagagtcttctccaacaccactctTGGAGCTTGAATTTGTTGAATGGGGAAGAGAATCCCTCAGCCTTGTTGGGAAAGGAGGATTAAAAGGACATAATGTCTGAGGAATGTGCAGTATATGACATGAGAAAATAGAGTTTATTCATTGATTCAACCAATGCTGAGTGCCTTCTGCACACTGGGTTGGAGGTGTTGGGATACAGCAGTGATCGAAACAAAAATCCCCACCCTCACAGAACTGTTGGTAGTAATGGCATTGGAGAAAGCCCTTGGCCTTGCGGGGAAGCCATTACTCACCTGGGAGGGGCGTGCTTCCtgccaggggtggggaggagccttCAGCGCTCCCCGCCCTCTGCTGACACCTGCTGGAAGTTGAGGCCACAGCAGTTCCTCCTCTGCGGTTTATAACTGATCCGTTTTGGTTATCATGAATACTAACCACCTGGGGCTCCAACTTGATGGGGAGTAGGGGTGTGGGGGGACAGGGGTGGGGTATAGAGCCAGAGGGCGAGAGCAACCAACTCACCCTGGCTCTTCCCACATCCCACAGGGAGTCGATGCTGGAGGTTCCGGGGCCCCAAGCCGGTGTGGGGCTCCCCACAGCTGTGCCGGGCGGGGGGCCTGCCCCGCCACCCCGATGCTGccttcttcttccctcctctGCGCCGCCTCGTCCTCTTCAAAGGCACTCGCTACTATGTGCTGGCCCGAGAAGGGCTGCAGGTGGAGCCCTACTACCCCCGAGGCCTGCGGGACTGGGGCGGTGTCCCCGAGGAGGTCAGTGGCGCCCTGCCCAGGCCGGACGGCTCCATCATCTTCTTCAGAGACGACCGCTACTGGCGCCTCGACCAGGCCAAACTCCAGACAACCACCTCGGGCCGCTGGGCCACAGAGCTGCCCTGGATGGGCTGCTGGCATGCCAACTCGGGGGGCGCCCTGTTCTAAAGACGCCTCCCACCTCTTAGCGAGCGCCTTCATGGCCAATGTGTGTCCCCTGCCCCAAGGGCAGACAAACCTCTGAGCCTCCCCGCAGAAGCCCAGGCAAGAAAGGTAGTCTGCATTTGTTCCCTGGAGGATGTGTTTGTGCTGTCAAGACATTGCATTCGGGATCTCATTTCCCAACCAGGCCT
Coding sequences within it:
- the MMP28 gene encoding matrix metalloproteinase-28 isoform X2, with protein sequence MAARVGLLLRVLPLLLWGGLDAQRVGPELRREAEAFLEKYGYLSDQGPSRPSSTQFSNAIREFQWVSQLPISGVLDPPTLHQMTRPRCGVADTDSQMPWTERVSALFAGRWAKMRRKKRFARQGNKWYKRHLSYRLLNWPQHLPEPAVRGAVRAAFQLWSNVSALEFWEAPATGPADIRLAFFQGDHNDGLSNAFDGPGGALAHAFLPRRGEAHFDRDERWSLSRRRGRNLFVVLAHEIGHTLGLTHSAAPRALMAPYYKRLGRDALLSWDDVLAVQSLYGKPQGGSVAIQLPGKLFTDFEAWDPLRLQGRRPETRGPKYCHSSFDAVTVDGQQRLYVFQGNQFWEVTADGNVSEPRPLRERWAGLPPHIEAAAVSLEDGDFYFFKASGSFPVSQLLASGRQNIGASVSASVLPVNIQD
- the MMP28 gene encoding matrix metalloproteinase-28 isoform X1; this translates as MAARVGLLLRVLPLLLWGGLDAQRVGPELRREAEAFLEKYGYLSDQGPSRPSSTQFSNAIREFQWVSQLPISGVLDPPTLHQMTRPRCGVADTDSQMPWTERVSALFAGRWAKMRRKKRFARQGNKWYKRHLSYRLLNWPQHLPEPAVRGAVRAAFQLWSNVSALEFWEAPATGPADIRLAFFQGDHNDGLSNAFDGPGGALAHAFLPRRGEAHFDRDERWSLSRRRGRNLFVVLAHEIGHTLGLTHSAAPRALMAPYYKRLGRDALLSWDDVLAVQSLYGKPQGGSVAIQLPGKLFTDFEAWDPLRLQGRRPETRGPKYCHSSFDAVTVDGQQRLYVFQGNQFWEVTADGNVSEPRPLRERWAGLPPHIEAAAVSLEDGDFYFFKGSRCWRFRGPKPVWGSPQLCRAGGLPRHPDAAFFFPPLRRLVLFKGTRYYVLAREGLQVEPYYPRGLRDWGGVPEEVSGALPRPDGSIIFFRDDRYWRLDQAKLQTTTSGRWATELPWMGCWHANSGGALF